Below is a genomic region from Brassica oleracea var. oleracea cultivar TO1000 chromosome C9, BOL, whole genome shotgun sequence.
TATTTATATTTTTGATCAATTGTTCCAAAAAAAACTTTAGAAAAGTATATTTGCGAATGAGATCAAAAGATAAAAAAAAGTATATGCTAATTTAAAAATCAGAAAAATTGATTTCCAAAAATAATGTCCCGATATAAGATGAAATTCACAGACCGAGTAAGCGTCGGGAGCGTTGTATTATGGTGTCATGAGAATTAATCTGAAAACCTGAAGATAAGAATACTTGGTGGTAAATGGTAATGTAGGTCTATGCATATCTCTGTAAAACATTGGTTTTGGCTCTCGGAATTTTTAAGTTTAATATAGATAAGGTATATAATCTTTTTTTATGCACAAGGTATATAATCCTTAAAATTGTTAAAAAATAATAATAAAATTTTGTACCTCTAAAGTTTTAGGACTGACAATGCACGGTCTGATCACTTTGAACAATGCAATGATAGGCTGTATTGATAATTCGAGTGGAGGGGCTCTGGGTAATAAATTCGTTCATGCACTCTTTCATGGTAAGTCCATAAGCAGTTTTAGTGAACGTCTTTGTCCTCTTCTATGACTAATTTCCACTGTCCGTACTCCATGTGTGTATTAGAATTATGATATCTTGATTTTTTAAGTTAATAGGCAGCCAAGCCCTAACGTTACTTTGCCTTCAATTATGATGTAGATACGTAATACCATTAATAATATTTGTCTTTTTGAGTGATATAAACGAAAAGTCTTGAAAGTTGAAACTGCTTCACGTACTTATTTAATGGACTCGAGGCAGTTTGACCATTCAGAGAAAATGGTCTCTTCCTCTTAGCCGTTGCCCTCTGCCTTGGAACCATATGGTCATTAAGTGATGGTGATGTCGACGAGAAGTCTTGAGACTTGAAACTTACTTCACTCCCTTTTTATTTAAATAGATTGACTTGAGACTGTTTGATCATCAGACGAAAAATGGCTTCTTCATCATCCTTGTGGCCGTTTCCTACTCCGCCGTCTTTGACTCAGGTGATGAAAGAAGACGGAGAGTGCATAAACTGGGCGGAGCTTCCGTCTGAACTAACGTCATCCATCCTGCGGAGGCTTAGCTCGATCGATATATTGGAAAACGCTCAGAAAGTGTGTACATCGTGGCGTGGCGTCTGTAAAGACCCTGCCATGTGGCGGAAGATTGACATGCGTAACCTAGGAAAATTTTTCTACAAGGACAGACACAAACACGTGGCTATGTGCCGTCACGCAGTCGATCGTAGTCTGGGAGGTTTGGTTGAGATTGACATTTGTTATATCGGTACTGATTCTCTTCTCAACTACATCGCCGACAGGTTTATCTCTCCCTCTGTGTCAAAACCTCTGGTTATAGCAGAGGTCACTTGTTGCTAGGAAAATTTCTTTTGTTAATATGTTTTGCATTTCGTCGTTCTGAGTCTTTTATTTTGCTTCGGTCTTTTAAATTGTTACACCCAATTACTTGCAGATCAAGTAACCTGAGAAGCCTTAGACTTGCTATGTGTTCTACGGTAACATCTGAAGGACTTACTGAAGCAATTGCGAAGCTTACATTGCTTGAAGACCTCGAGGTCTCATACTGCTCACTCTCAGCTGAGTCTCTGAAAGTTGTAGGCCAGTCTTGTCCTAATCTGAAGACACTGAAGCTAAACCGCGAGGGAGTAAACCGTTTTCCGTACGAGAGCGACGATGATGCTCTTGCAATCGCTGAAACGATGTCCAGACTTAGACACCTCCAGCTTTTCGGAAACAAATTAACAGACGCTGGTTTAAGAGCCATTCTTGATAACTGTCCTGATCTGGAACATCTCGATCTACGTCTGTGTCTCAACGTTTACCTTTTTGGAGATCTGAAGAAGCGTTGTTCTGAGAGGGTCAATGTTTTGAGACGACCTTTTGACTCGATTTTTGGTTACCCATATGAGGAGGCTGTGAACCATATGGACACATGAAGATCCTTATGCTGATTATTATCATGAAAGTGACAGTGACTATTCTGAGTATGATTACGATGATTATGATAATGATTATGATCCTTTTAAGAAAAGTTTGTGAATTTATCCTGCAATATTAATGAAATAAAGCCTTTCGCCAGTTAGAATCGTTCAAAAAGAGATTTTTTAAAGCTTGGTTCTGTTTAAATTTCATACCGGATAGAACAGAACCAAGCTTTAAAAATCTCTTTAAATTTTTTTAAAGCTTGGTGCCTGATTTAATTACTTGCAGGTCAAGTCGTCTGGAAAGCCTTAGACTCATAATGTTCTACCCAGTAGCAGACGAGGAATTTGTAGAAGCAGTGAGGAAGCTGCTGTTGCTTGAATACCTCGAGGTTACATACGGCTCACTGTTTGGAGAGTCTCTGATAATTGTAGGACAGTCTTGTCCGAACCTGAAGACATTGAGGCTAAACTCCGAACCTGAACCCAAGTTTTATGACGAAGAGTGTAATGACGAAGAAGCTCTAGGGATTGCTGAAAGCATGCCGGAACTACGCCACCTCCAGCTCTTTGGGAACATACTTACCAACACGGGCTTGACCGCCATACTTGATGGCTGTCCTCACCTGGAACACCTTGACTTACGCAAGTGTTTCAACGTAAGACTTGAAGGGGATCTGGAGAAGAGATGTTCTGAGAGGATCAAAGATTTGAAACGCACTCGGGAAAAATAAGTGCAATCTCCTAGGAGTTGGATACTTGCTTTCGAACTTTGCAATTGTCATTTATA
It encodes:
- the LOC106314073 gene encoding F-box protein SKIP19-like, whose protein sequence is MASSSSLWPFPTPPSLTQVMKEDGECINWAELPSELTSSILRRLSSIDILENAQKVCTSWRGVCKDPAMWRKIDMRNLGKFFYKDRHKHVAMCRHAVDRSLGGLVEIDICYIGTDSLLNYIADRSSNLRSLRLAMCSTVTSEGLTEAIAKLTLLEDLEVSYCSLSAESLKVVGQSCPNLKTLKLNREGVNRFPYESDDDALAIAETMSRLRHLQLFGNKLTDADIGLNAILDNCPNLEHLDLRLCLNVNFVGDLEKRCSERIKVVRRPDDSTHDYPYDVLFYDSGSFEHYYPEDHYFPATSDHYGDDQYDIDIFGFIQI